One region of Pogona vitticeps strain Pit_001003342236 chromosome 1, PviZW2.1, whole genome shotgun sequence genomic DNA includes:
- the ZFP36L1 gene encoding mRNA decay activator protein ZFP36L1: MSTALVSPTIFELSEVLCKGNKMLNYNPSAVGGCLLDRKAVGTPAGGGFPRRHSVTLPNSKFHQTHLLSTLKGEPAPTLGPRENRFRDRSFSEGGERLLQQKQPGGQVNSSRYKTELCRPFEENGACKYGDKCQFAHGIHELRSLTRHPKYKTELCRTFHTIGFCPYGPRCHFIHNAEERRAVAGGREPAISERPRLQHSFSFAGFPSAVAANGLLDSPTSITPPPIMSADDLLGSPTLPDCASNPFTFSSQELTNLFAPSMGVQVSGGGSPTAFLLRPMSESPNMFDSPPSPQDSLSDQEGYLSSSSSSHSGSDSPILDTSRRLPIFSRLSISDE; encoded by the exons ATGTCTACCGCTCTCGTGTCTCCAACCATCTTCGAGCTCAGTGAAGTTTTATGCAAA GGTAACAAGATGCTGAACTACAACCCCTCAGCTGTGGGGGGCTGTCTCTTGGACAGAAAGGCAGTGGGAACTCCAGCTGGCGGGGGCTTtcccaggaggcattctgtcaCCTTGCCAAACTCAAAGTTCCACCAGACCCATCTCCTCAGCACCCTCAAGGGGGAGCCAGCCCCGACACTGGGGCCTAGGGAGAATCGCTTTCGAGACCGCTCCTTCTCAGAAGGGGGTGAGCGCCTTCTTCAGCAAAAACAGCCTGGCGGCCAAGTCAACTCGAGCCGCTACAAGACGGAGCTGTGCCGCCCCTTTGAGGAGAACGGGGCCTGCAAGTACGGAGACAAGTGTCAGTTCGCCCACGGCATCCACGAGCTGCGAAGCCTGACCCGCCACCCCAAATACAAGACGGAGCTCTGCCGCACTTTCCACACCATCGGCTTCTGCCCTTACGGGCCGCGCTGCCACTTCATCCACAATGCGGAGGAGCGCCGGGCTGTAGCTGGTGGTCGAGAGCCTGCCATCAGCGAAAGACCCCGCCTCCAACACAGTTTCAGCTTCGCTGGTTTCCCAAGCGCGGTGGCTGCCAATGGGCTGCTGGACAGCCCCACTTCGATAACTCCTCCGCCCATCATGAGTGCCGATGACCTTCTGGGCTCTCCGACTCTGCCAGACTGTGCCAGCAACCCTTTCACTTTCTCCAGCCAGGAGCTGACCAACCTCTTTGCTCCCAGCATGGGAGTGCAGGTATCCGGTGGGGGGTCGCCCACTGCTTTTCTTCTGAGACCTATGTCTGAGTCCCCCAACATGTTTGACTCTCCCCCAAGTCCTCAGGACTCCCTCTCTGATCAGGAAGGCTATCTGAGCAGCTCCAGCAGCAGTCACAGTGGCTCAGATTCGCCCATCCTGGACACCTCGAGACGTCTTCCCATCTTTAGCAGACTCTCCATCTCTGACGAGTAA